In Leptospira sp. WS58.C1, a single genomic region encodes these proteins:
- a CDS encoding TlpA family protein disulfide reductase, protein MDSQANSDSRLSFPFSKGIFFRLILLFISSLLTVCAPSEQSNLGVQDFEGISLDGEKIRISDIAADRIALNVYGPNCLPCIKEIPVLNYLNAELKKTPHIKLYMIVDPDIFFDNPEALSTEQKMKEAAVLMKEEVKKFGIQLPVLIMKPPFKVDRTEGLVTGTPETLLFKTKPLILYYNFIGPISEESDPNKIPKNMKVIFFKRMAGQS, encoded by the coding sequence ATGGATTCTCAGGCCAACTCCGATTCCAGGCTTAGTTTTCCCTTTTCCAAGGGGATTTTCTTCCGCCTAATCCTTTTATTCATTTCGAGCCTACTTACCGTATGTGCTCCATCAGAACAATCCAATCTAGGTGTCCAAGATTTTGAAGGTATCAGTTTGGATGGAGAGAAGATCCGTATCAGCGATATTGCCGCCGATAGAATTGCTCTGAATGTGTACGGACCAAATTGCCTTCCTTGTATAAAGGAAATTCCTGTTTTAAATTATCTGAATGCAGAATTGAAAAAAACTCCGCATATCAAGTTATATATGATCGTGGATCCGGATATATTTTTCGATAATCCGGAAGCTCTTTCTACGGAACAAAAAATGAAAGAAGCCGCGGTTCTTATGAAAGAAGAAGTTAAAAAATTCGGAATACAACTCCCTGTCCTCATCATGAAGCCCCCGTTTAAAGTGGATCGCACGGAAGGACTTGTAACCGGAACTCCTGAAACACTTCTATTCAAAACAAAACCTTTGATCTTATATTATAATTTTATCGGGCCGATCAGCGAAGAGTCCGATCCGAATAAAATCCCTAAAAATATGAAAGTGATCTTCTTCAAAAGAATGGCCGGCCAATCATGA
- the secA gene encoding preprotein translocase subunit SecA, which yields MIQKLLRVLFGSKYERDLKRLTPIVVQINSLEESMRSLSDSELSSQTRKFKERLAKGETLDDILPEAFATVREAALRKLGMRHFDVQMMGGIALHWGNISEMKTGEGKTLTSTLAVYLNALAGKGVHVVTVNDYLARRDANWMKPIYDFLELSVGIIQHDMEHDDRKKAYSADITYGTNNEYGFDYLRDNMVSHIDHKVQRSHFFAIVDEVDSILIDEARTPLIISGPSDESTDKYTRIDKIIPRLVEGEDYEKDEKAKNTLMTEKGVAHVEEILGIENLYAPQNVDLVHHVHQALKAHKIFQRDVDYVVQNGEVIIVDEFTGRLMSGRRYSDGLHQALEAKEGVPIARESQTLASITFQNYFRLYEKLSGMTGTADTEAEEFHKIYNLDVIVIPPNVPVQRKDAADRVYRTEKEKFTAILNEIKECRDKKQPVLVGTISIEKSEVLAKLLSQAGIAHNVLNAKFHEKEAEIIANAGKPAAVTIATNMAGRGTDIVLGGAQLFKESLESWKESDPVITEFKEAVVRADLERAESISQRLDSQAKKSKANEILTSAKIWRKNHEEVLEAGGLHILGTERHEARRIDNQLRGRSGRQGDPGSSRFYLSLQDDLMRIFGSDRIAGIMERLKMPEGQEIEHPMVSNAIARAQKRVEGHNFDIRKHLLEYDDVMNRQRIVIYKMRNEVLEGGDVTGQAKSFLEEMIEAQVVATCEGGNPNGWEWDVLKEWFESLGLPWKVDQEAIKKSKNPQLAVFDSLNNAAQTFYQEKAERIGSDVWKLLERNIFLDILDHRWKEHLYSMDHLREGIWTVGYGEKNPLVEYKLQGFRLFDQAIENMKYEIVSFLLRVEVTEKTQLPEEKKEYKKVGQELTGGFQELQGAKPKNPMAEAMPVASGGGGSERKTSRRKRK from the coding sequence ATGATTCAGAAATTACTCAGGGTTTTATTCGGAAGTAAATACGAAAGAGACCTCAAAAGACTCACTCCGATTGTAGTTCAGATCAATTCTTTGGAAGAGTCCATGCGCTCTCTTAGCGATTCCGAACTTTCTTCTCAAACTAGAAAGTTCAAAGAAAGACTCGCGAAGGGAGAAACCTTGGATGATATTCTTCCGGAAGCGTTCGCTACGGTAAGAGAAGCCGCCCTCCGAAAATTAGGGATGCGCCATTTCGACGTGCAGATGATGGGAGGGATCGCCCTTCATTGGGGGAATATCTCCGAGATGAAAACAGGGGAAGGTAAAACTTTAACTTCTACCTTGGCCGTCTATCTGAATGCGCTTGCGGGTAAGGGAGTTCATGTGGTTACGGTGAACGATTACCTGGCAAGAAGGGACGCGAATTGGATGAAACCGATTTACGATTTCTTGGAATTATCCGTCGGGATCATCCAGCACGATATGGAGCATGACGATCGTAAGAAAGCGTATTCTGCGGACATCACATACGGAACGAATAACGAGTACGGTTTCGATTATCTGAGAGACAATATGGTTTCTCATATCGATCACAAAGTGCAAAGATCTCATTTTTTTGCGATCGTAGACGAGGTGGACTCGATTCTCATCGATGAAGCAAGAACCCCACTCATCATTTCCGGTCCATCCGACGAATCCACGGACAAATATACTCGTATAGATAAGATCATTCCTAGACTCGTCGAAGGTGAGGATTACGAGAAGGATGAGAAGGCAAAGAACACTCTTATGACGGAAAAGGGTGTTGCCCATGTGGAAGAGATCCTAGGGATCGAGAACTTATACGCTCCTCAAAACGTGGATTTAGTACATCACGTTCACCAAGCATTAAAGGCTCATAAAATATTCCAGAGAGACGTGGACTATGTGGTCCAAAACGGAGAAGTGATCATCGTTGACGAGTTCACCGGTCGTTTGATGTCCGGTCGTAGATATTCGGACGGACTCCACCAGGCATTGGAAGCGAAAGAGGGAGTTCCGATCGCAAGAGAATCCCAGACTCTCGCAAGTATCACTTTCCAGAACTATTTCAGATTGTATGAAAAACTGTCCGGTATGACCGGAACCGCAGACACAGAGGCGGAAGAATTCCATAAGATCTATAATCTAGATGTGATCGTAATCCCTCCGAATGTCCCGGTCCAAAGAAAAGACGCAGCGGATAGAGTGTATAGAACCGAAAAAGAAAAGTTCACCGCTATCTTAAATGAGATCAAAGAATGTAGAGACAAAAAGCAACCTGTGCTTGTCGGTACAATTTCTATCGAAAAATCGGAAGTTCTCGCAAAACTTTTGAGCCAAGCGGGAATTGCGCATAACGTGTTAAACGCTAAGTTCCACGAAAAAGAAGCGGAGATCATAGCAAACGCAGGAAAACCCGCAGCGGTTACCATTGCCACCAATATGGCGGGAAGGGGAACCGATATCGTTCTAGGCGGAGCTCAATTATTTAAGGAAAGTCTGGAATCTTGGAAAGAATCCGATCCAGTGATCACCGAATTTAAGGAAGCTGTAGTTCGTGCTGATTTGGAAAGAGCTGAGTCCATTTCGCAAAGATTGGATTCTCAGGCCAAAAAATCCAAAGCAAACGAAATATTAACTAGCGCCAAAATATGGAGAAAAAATCACGAAGAAGTCCTGGAAGCGGGCGGCCTTCATATTTTAGGAACGGAAAGACACGAGGCGAGAAGGATCGATAACCAGCTTAGGGGTCGTTCGGGTCGTCAGGGAGATCCGGGTTCCAGTAGATTTTATCTTTCCTTACAAGACGATCTGATGAGGATTTTCGGATCGGATCGGATCGCAGGCATCATGGAAAGGCTCAAGATGCCGGAAGGGCAAGAGATAGAACATCCGATGGTATCTAACGCCATTGCCCGAGCCCAAAAAAGGGTAGAAGGTCATAACTTCGATATTCGGAAACATCTTTTGGAATACGATGATGTAATGAACCGCCAACGTATCGTAATCTACAAGATGAGAAACGAGGTCCTGGAAGGGGGAGATGTAACCGGGCAGGCAAAAAGTTTCTTAGAAGAAATGATAGAAGCCCAAGTTGTCGCCACCTGCGAGGGAGGAAATCCAAACGGTTGGGAATGGGATGTTTTAAAAGAATGGTTCGAAAGTCTCGGACTTCCTTGGAAGGTGGACCAAGAAGCGATCAAAAAATCCAAAAATCCACAATTAGCCGTATTCGATTCTTTGAATAATGCCGCACAAACTTTCTACCAAGAAAAAGCGGAGCGTATAGGTTCAGACGTTTGGAAACTTTTGGAAAGAAATATCTTCCTAGATATTCTGGACCATCGCTGGAAAGAACATCTTTACTCCATGGATCATTTGAGAGAAGGGATTTGGACGGTAGGTTACGGAGAAAAAAACCCGCTTGTAGAATATAAACTCCAAGGTTTCCGATTATTCGATCAAGCAATCGAGAACATGAAATATGAGATCGTTAGTTTCTTACTCCGTGTAGAAGTTACCGAAAAAACCCAGTTGCCTGAAGAGAAAAAAGAATATAAAAAAGTTGGACAGGAACTGACTGGAGGCTTCCAGGAATTACAGGGAGCTAAACCTAAAAATCCTATGGCAGAGGCGATGCCTGTCGCTTCCGGAGGCGGTGGTTCCGAAAGAAAAACCAGTCGGAGAAAACGAAAATGA
- a CDS encoding type 1 glutamine amidotransferase — MRCLIVRFKDCEGPGTLLDSLQARNYRITYHNAYDERVHIVPAAHQMFDLVVFLGGPQTVHDPEQHRFFKPWLELASHLVSMKDKKVIGICLGSQILATVLGAKVYEGEKGPEVGFSDVKVVNPSHPAFSKLNGISTFPAFHLHEDVFEIPKGADHLLQGSFYSNQMFGYKNRVFGIQCHLEVTQIMLDVWKKVHSEFIKKAGWIPGPETEDLRSQMERAGRALFEGILDL, encoded by the coding sequence ATGAGATGCCTCATCGTTCGGTTCAAGGACTGCGAAGGTCCCGGAACTCTATTAGATTCTTTGCAAGCTAGGAATTATAGGATTACCTATCATAATGCGTACGATGAACGAGTGCATATCGTTCCGGCCGCTCATCAGATGTTCGATCTTGTTGTATTCTTGGGTGGTCCTCAAACGGTTCACGATCCCGAACAGCATAGATTTTTTAAACCTTGGCTGGAACTTGCGTCTCACTTGGTATCTATGAAAGATAAGAAGGTGATCGGGATCTGTCTTGGTTCTCAAATTTTAGCGACCGTTTTGGGAGCGAAAGTTTATGAGGGGGAGAAGGGTCCGGAAGTTGGTTTCTCTGACGTGAAAGTAGTAAATCCTTCTCATCCCGCATTTTCTAAATTGAACGGAATATCTACCTTTCCTGCATTTCATTTACATGAAGACGTATTCGAGATCCCAAAGGGAGCGGATCATTTATTACAAGGAAGTTTTTATTCTAACCAGATGTTCGGATATAAGAATCGTGTATTCGGTATCCAATGTCATCTGGAAGTGACACAGATAATGTTAGACGTTTGGAAGAAAGTACATTCTGAGTTTATCAAAAAAGCAGGATGGATTCCCGGACCCGAAACGGAAGATCTGAGGTCTCAGATGGAAAGAGCGGGTAGGGCGCTCTTCGAAGGAATTTTGGATTTATAA